Proteins found in one Pontibacter sp. SGAir0037 genomic segment:
- a CDS encoding phosphoribosyltransferase family protein, producing the protein MTHPHQTLILDKTQIQQKVTRMAYEIYEQNFEEQALVLAGIQENGYILAEMLLQQLQTISDKEVSLLSVTLDKSSPLEKPVEVLPSSDNLENKTIIIVDDVLNTGKTLAYTLNTFLPYNPKKVEIATLVNRHHTLFPVSATYTGYSLATTLGEHVAVVLKENEVAAYLH; encoded by the coding sequence ATGACACATCCACATCAAACGCTGATCCTCGACAAAACACAGATTCAGCAGAAAGTTACTCGTATGGCTTATGAAATATATGAGCAAAACTTTGAAGAACAGGCTCTGGTATTAGCAGGTATTCAGGAAAATGGGTATATACTGGCCGAAATGCTGCTGCAACAGCTGCAAACCATCTCAGATAAAGAAGTAAGCCTGCTAAGCGTAACGCTCGATAAAAGCTCTCCACTCGAAAAGCCGGTTGAAGTGCTGCCCTCGTCAGACAACCTGGAAAACAAAACCATCATTATAGTGGACGACGTACTTAATACGGGCAAAACCCTGGCCTATACATTAAATACATTTCTGCCTTACAACCCTAAAAAAGTAGAAATTGCCACTTTAGTAAACCGCCACCACACCTTATTTCCTGTATCAGCTACCTATACAGGCTATTCGCTGGCCACTACCTTAGGCGAGCATGTGGCGGTTGTGCTGAAAGAAAACGAGGTGGCAGCATATTTACATTAA
- a CDS encoding type B 50S ribosomal protein L31, protein MKKGIHPEYREVVFQDMTSDYKFITRSTMTSNETITMEDGKEYPVIKVEVSSASHPFYTGKNIFVDTAGRVEKFNKRYQKK, encoded by the coding sequence ATGAAAAAAGGCATTCACCCAGAATACAGAGAGGTGGTTTTCCAGGATATGACGAGTGATTACAAATTTATCACACGTTCTACCATGACTTCTAACGAAACTATCACTATGGAAGACGGTAAAGAGTATCCTGTAATCAAAGTGGAGGTTTCTTCTGCTTCTCACCCATTCTATACTGGTAAAAACATCTTCGTTGATACTGCTGGTCGTGTGGAGAAATTCAACAAGCGTTATCAGAAAAAATAA
- a CDS encoding GlmU family protein: protein MNIILFDDPEIRPLLLPFTFTRPVAEIRVGIKTITEKWQAYMGAPVSFLTQAYLQKKYQAHTGAHTIYINGAVCPDVNLVRSIRELSAGEAIYQNDTLLAYHAAQPEPISLEELPQLPVKRRHEISGVTIVRELWEIFLFNGQQIRHDFKLVTAGRKSEPIADKHTIVYNEADIFIEEGVTIRAAVLNAENGPIYIGKDAQVMEGAVIRGPFALGESSQVSMGAKIRGDVTVGPFSKVGGEVSASVIFGYTNKGHEGYLGNSVLGEWCNLGADTNTSNLKNNYAEVKIWSHAKGSFRNTGQQFCGLMMGDHSKCGINTMFNTGTVVGVSANIFGAGFPRNFVPSFSWGGAAGFETFQIRKAFEVAEKVFGRRSKDLDEVERAILTEVFNQTQQYRVWEKGLV from the coding sequence ATGAACATTATTTTATTTGATGATCCTGAAATCCGCCCGTTGCTGCTCCCTTTTACCTTTACAAGGCCGGTAGCTGAGATACGGGTAGGTATAAAAACCATCACAGAGAAATGGCAGGCTTACATGGGTGCGCCTGTTTCTTTCTTAACACAAGCCTATCTTCAGAAGAAATACCAGGCCCATACCGGGGCACATACTATTTACATTAACGGAGCTGTTTGCCCTGATGTAAACCTGGTAAGAAGTATAAGAGAACTGAGTGCAGGAGAGGCTATCTACCAGAACGATACACTGCTTGCCTATCATGCAGCGCAACCGGAGCCAATTTCGCTGGAAGAGTTGCCACAGCTTCCGGTAAAGCGGAGGCATGAAATTAGTGGAGTAACTATAGTGCGGGAGTTGTGGGAAATTTTCCTGTTTAACGGACAGCAGATCCGCCACGACTTTAAACTTGTTACCGCTGGCCGGAAAAGCGAGCCAATTGCAGATAAGCATACCATTGTTTATAACGAAGCTGATATTTTTATTGAAGAAGGTGTAACCATACGGGCTGCAGTTCTAAATGCCGAAAATGGCCCCATCTACATTGGCAAAGATGCCCAGGTAATGGAAGGAGCCGTTATTCGCGGTCCTTTTGCCCTGGGCGAAAGCAGCCAGGTAAGTATGGGAGCTAAAATCAGGGGAGATGTTACGGTAGGGCCATTTTCGAAAGTAGGCGGCGAGGTAAGTGCTTCTGTTATTTTCGGATACACCAACAAGGGGCACGAGGGGTATTTAGGTAATTCAGTGCTGGGAGAGTGGTGTAACCTGGGAGCAGATACCAATACCTCTAACCTGAAGAACAACTATGCAGAGGTAAAGATATGGAGCCACGCCAAAGGCAGTTTCAGAAATACAGGACAGCAATTCTGCGGCCTGATGATGGGCGACCACAGCAAATGTGGCATCAATACCATGTTTAACACGGGAACAGTGGTAGGTGTAAGTGCCAACATTTTCGGGGCAGGATTCCCGCGCAACTTTGTGCCTTCTTTTTCGTGGGGCGGAGCAGCAGGCTTTGAAACCTTCCAGATACGCAAGGCTTTTGAAGTAGCCGAAAAAGTGTTTGGTCGCCGCAGCAAAGATCTAGACGAAGTGGAAAGAGCTATCTTAACCGAGGTATTTAACCAGACGCAGCAGTACCGGGTATGGGAGAAAGGTTTGGTATAA
- a CDS encoding DNA polymerase III subunit delta, translating to MFFSQITGHQETKQLLLKSVQHNHVAHAQLFLGQEGSANLALALAYATYINCENKQPDDSCGACNSCVKMNKLVHPDFNFVMPVTSTKSVTKDVLSQKFLNEWREFVLANPYQGLNEWMQHIGAENKQGMISKEESRQLVKLVSLKAFEGDYKIVVIWLPELMHSAAANALLKLLEEPPAKTLFLLVSQSAEKLLATITSRTQIVQVRAFTEQEVIAYLQESYKLDEAAAYQVAQLAEGSLNAAVKLTSEVSSDYFTFFTDWMRHCYSYKFADVVDMSEKFQTLGRENQKNFLLYALNLFRKVMLFGIDASMITYLPPNELDFVQKFSKVITHANAGQLAEELNEAHYHIERNANPKMVFVDSSIQIAGYLRNSR from the coding sequence TTGTTTTTCTCACAAATAACAGGTCATCAGGAAACGAAGCAGCTTTTGTTAAAATCGGTGCAACACAACCATGTGGCGCATGCGCAACTGTTTCTGGGGCAGGAGGGAAGCGCTAACCTGGCTTTGGCGCTGGCTTATGCAACGTATATCAACTGCGAGAATAAACAACCTGACGATTCGTGTGGTGCATGTAACAGCTGTGTGAAGATGAACAAGCTGGTACACCCCGACTTTAACTTTGTAATGCCTGTTACCAGCACCAAGTCCGTTACAAAAGATGTGCTCAGCCAGAAATTTTTAAATGAGTGGCGGGAGTTTGTGCTGGCAAATCCGTACCAGGGGCTGAACGAGTGGATGCAACACATAGGAGCTGAGAACAAGCAGGGAATGATTTCGAAGGAAGAAAGCAGGCAACTGGTAAAGCTGGTTTCGCTAAAGGCCTTTGAGGGAGACTATAAAATTGTAGTTATCTGGCTACCGGAGCTGATGCATTCTGCGGCAGCCAATGCTCTCCTGAAACTACTGGAAGAGCCGCCAGCCAAAACATTGTTTTTACTGGTTTCGCAGTCGGCAGAGAAGCTGCTGGCCACAATTACTTCCCGCACCCAAATTGTGCAGGTGCGTGCCTTTACAGAGCAGGAGGTGATAGCGTACCTGCAGGAAAGCTATAAACTGGACGAGGCGGCAGCCTATCAGGTGGCGCAACTGGCAGAAGGCAGCCTGAATGCAGCAGTTAAACTTACGTCAGAAGTCAGCAGCGATTATTTTACCTTCTTCACCGACTGGATGCGGCATTGCTATTCGTATAAATTTGCAGATGTGGTAGATATGAGTGAGAAGTTTCAGACGCTAGGACGGGAGAACCAAAAGAACTTCCTGCTATATGCACTTAATCTCTTCCGTAAAGTGATGCTCTTTGGTATAGATGCCTCTATGATTACCTATCTGCCGCCGAACGAACTCGATTTCGTACAAAAGTTTTCCAAAGTAATTACCCATGCCAATGCCGGACAACTGGCGGAGGAACTGAACGAGGCGCATTATCATATTGAACGGAATGCAAATCCAAAGATGGTTTTTGTCGACAGCTCTATACAGATAGCCGGCTATTTGAGAAACAGTCGCTAG
- the hemC gene encoding hydroxymethylbilane synthase: MTSAKTIHIGTRGSKLALWQANAVADKLQTAGFATEIVIISTKGDLVLDKSLDKIGSKGVFTEELEVSLRDGSIDIAVHSAKDVQSSIPDDLELIAFMEREEVNDVILSFDKNFKLERDSKVVIGTSSTRRKALLKKYYPNVTTAESRGNLQTRLQKLENKQFDALMLAYAGVIRMGYDNLIVHTFPADEFIPATGQGSVAVECAKNLDVILKQGIKEALDHPQTHVCLVAERAFLRTMEGGCSIPSFALATLKNENTVSIQGGIVSLDGQQFLSEAFEAPLQDAEAMGVRLANTILERGGDKILKEIREQRS; the protein is encoded by the coding sequence ATGACATCGGCGAAAACAATACATATAGGAACAAGGGGTAGTAAACTGGCCCTGTGGCAGGCAAATGCTGTAGCAGATAAGTTGCAGACAGCAGGATTTGCCACCGAAATCGTGATTATCAGTACCAAAGGCGACCTGGTGCTGGATAAATCGCTGGATAAGATCGGTTCAAAAGGTGTTTTCACAGAAGAGCTGGAAGTCAGCCTGCGCGATGGCAGCATTGATATAGCGGTGCACAGCGCCAAAGATGTGCAGTCTAGCATACCGGACGATCTGGAACTGATTGCTTTTATGGAGCGGGAGGAGGTAAACGATGTTATCCTTTCTTTTGATAAAAACTTTAAACTGGAGCGGGACAGCAAAGTAGTAATTGGCACTTCCTCTACCCGCAGAAAGGCGTTGTTAAAGAAATACTATCCGAACGTTACAACTGCAGAATCTAGAGGGAACCTGCAAACACGGTTGCAAAAGCTGGAGAATAAGCAGTTCGATGCGCTTATGCTGGCTTATGCAGGTGTTATCCGGATGGGATATGATAATCTGATTGTGCATACGTTCCCGGCTGATGAATTTATACCGGCAACAGGGCAGGGTAGTGTGGCCGTGGAATGTGCAAAAAACCTGGATGTGATCCTGAAGCAGGGCATTAAAGAGGCGCTTGATCATCCGCAAACGCACGTATGCCTGGTGGCAGAAAGGGCCTTTCTAAGAACAATGGAAGGTGGTTGCAGCATTCCTTCTTTTGCGCTTGCTACGCTTAAAAACGAAAATACAGTAAGTATACAAGGCGGCATTGTGAGCCTGGACGGGCAGCAGTTTTTGTCAGAAGCATTTGAGGCCCCTTTACAGGATGCAGAAGCCATGGGCGTGCGATTAGCCAATACGATTTTAGAGCGTGGTGGCGATAAAATTTTGAAGGAGATCAGGGAGCAACGCAGCTAA
- a CDS encoding peptidylprolyl isomerase has translation MLRKHTFKPFSITFLLLLLSTLAGYAQKLKGRDQLVTITTSQGEIRLILFDDTPLHKANFLKLAKEGFYNGTTFHRVIDGFMIQGGDPNSKDGDPANDGSGSPGYTVPAEILPKYKHQRGAVAAARMGDNVNPQKASSGSQFYIVENHSGTPHLDQAYTVFGQVVDGLDVIDKIAEQPKDGRNRPLEDIKMTVKVERIRKKKIARKFDYTYNS, from the coding sequence ATGTTGAGAAAACATACTTTTAAACCCTTTAGCATTACTTTTCTTCTCCTGCTACTATCAACGCTGGCAGGCTATGCGCAAAAGCTTAAAGGCAGAGACCAATTAGTAACTATCACTACTTCACAAGGCGAAATAAGGCTTATCTTATTTGATGACACACCACTTCATAAAGCGAATTTCCTGAAACTTGCCAAAGAAGGCTTTTACAATGGCACCACGTTTCATCGTGTTATTGATGGATTTATGATACAGGGAGGAGACCCTAACTCGAAAGACGGTGATCCGGCGAATGATGGCAGCGGTTCTCCGGGCTATACTGTACCTGCCGAAATCCTGCCGAAATACAAACACCAGCGAGGGGCCGTGGCAGCAGCCCGTATGGGAGATAATGTAAACCCGCAGAAGGCTTCGAGTGGCAGCCAGTTTTATATTGTAGAAAATCATAGCGGCACACCGCACCTGGATCAAGCTTATACCGTATTTGGGCAGGTAGTAGACGGGCTAGATGTAATTGATAAAATTGCAGAACAGCCAAAAGACGGAAGAAACAGGCCGCTGGAGGATATCAAAATGACGGTAAAGGTGGAGCGAATCAGGAAAAAGAAAATAGCCAGGAAGTTTGACTATACCTACAACAGCTGA
- a CDS encoding SDR family oxidoreductase codes for MKKILITGSNGLLGQKLAELLLPNPEIELLATSRGENKLAALFPTLPFASMDVTDQAQVEQVVSRFQPTHLIHTAAMTNVDQCESDREGALKLNRDAVQYLVDACEKYHVHLIHVSTDFIFDGEDGPYTEEAAASPVNYYGETKRLAEEVVKSASCRWAILRTVLVYGVAHDYGRTNIVLWVRDSLRAGKVIKVVEDQFRTPTLAEDLAMGCWLAAKHDAEGIFNISGKEMLTPYQMAMQVADYFNLDKGLIDKADETTFSQPARRPPKTGFIITKAETQLGYAPRSFMEGIRIVAEQAEAL; via the coding sequence ATGAAAAAAATTCTAATTACAGGATCTAATGGCCTGCTGGGCCAAAAGCTGGCAGAACTGCTTTTGCCTAACCCGGAGATCGAGCTGCTGGCTACCAGCAGGGGCGAAAACAAACTGGCTGCCTTATTCCCAACCTTGCCTTTCGCCTCTATGGATGTAACCGATCAGGCACAGGTAGAGCAGGTGGTAAGCCGGTTTCAGCCGACACATCTTATCCATACCGCTGCCATGACCAATGTAGATCAGTGTGAGTCTGATCGGGAGGGGGCTCTGAAATTAAACCGGGACGCAGTGCAGTACCTGGTGGATGCCTGTGAAAAGTACCATGTGCACCTTATTCATGTGTCTACTGATTTTATCTTTGATGGGGAAGACGGCCCTTATACCGAAGAGGCAGCGGCCAGTCCTGTTAACTACTATGGGGAAACAAAGCGTTTAGCCGAAGAAGTAGTAAAAAGCGCATCCTGCAGATGGGCCATTCTGAGAACGGTGCTGGTATATGGCGTTGCCCACGACTACGGCCGCACCAATATCGTGCTTTGGGTACGTGATAGCTTAAGGGCCGGAAAAGTGATTAAAGTAGTTGAAGACCAGTTCAGAACACCTACCCTTGCTGAAGATCTGGCGATGGGCTGCTGGCTGGCGGCTAAGCACGATGCAGAAGGAATATTTAATATATCCGGAAAAGAAATGCTTACGCCATACCAAATGGCGATGCAGGTGGCCGATTATTTTAACCTGGACAAAGGTCTGATCGATAAAGCCGACGAAACTACGTTTTCGCAGCCTGCCCGGAGACCTCCTAAAACAGGTTTTATTATTACGAAAGCCGAAACTCAGCTGGGGTATGCGCCGCGAAGCTTTATGGAGGGCATCCGAATAGTAGCAGAGCAGGCAGAGGCTTTGTAA
- a CDS encoding sodium-dependent transporter: MSANKESWGSRVGLILAMAGNAVGLGNFLRFPVQAVQNGGGAFIIPYLVCFLVMGIPLLWIEWSMGRFGGKFGHHSTPFIVDTMGKNRLWKYIGVFGIWTNIAVAAYYCYLESWTLSYMFHSIGGTFSGLDQDGVAAFFGEYVSLGRSTFGIPYEPIVFFVICLLLNTWILSQGLAKGVERVAKIGMPMLIIFGAFLAFKGFTISAGENGAINDSSVGLNFLWTPQFDKLWSPTVWLAAAGQIFFTLSVGMGTVHCYASYVRSKDDIALNAMSAGWMNEFVEVVLGGAILIPISIGYLGIDRVTEMVQSGGLGLGFRTLPYLFYQWGDFLGALSGFMWFGLLFFAGITSSLAMGTPWIGFLQDEFNWRRKSAAWSFGIIVLVLGMPTVLFFKYGVFDEYDYWAGTVSLVVFALLESILFAWVFGMNKGWREITSGSDIDVPLIYRYIIKFVTPLLLLWVFLGSLFTPKGGDWGAALSGNWELDNSSIIKKITNADLKEKLAAATSAVDIELLQDTLFFVNASRILLLAVWIILAALVYTAYKKRVREGRI, encoded by the coding sequence ATGAGTGCTAACAAAGAGTCTTGGGGTTCACGTGTGGGTCTCATCTTAGCCATGGCTGGTAATGCAGTAGGCCTTGGAAACTTCCTTAGGTTTCCGGTGCAGGCTGTGCAGAACGGAGGTGGCGCCTTCATTATTCCCTACCTGGTTTGCTTCTTAGTAATGGGAATTCCCCTGCTTTGGATTGAATGGTCGATGGGGCGTTTCGGTGGAAAGTTCGGACACCACTCTACTCCTTTTATTGTTGATACCATGGGCAAAAACCGCCTCTGGAAATATATTGGCGTATTTGGTATCTGGACAAATATTGCTGTGGCAGCTTATTACTGCTATTTAGAATCCTGGACACTTTCATACATGTTCCATTCTATAGGCGGCACTTTCAGCGGACTCGACCAGGATGGAGTGGCTGCTTTTTTTGGGGAATATGTAAGCCTTGGCAGATCTACTTTTGGCATTCCGTATGAGCCAATTGTCTTCTTTGTTATTTGCCTGCTGCTGAATACCTGGATTCTTTCGCAGGGCTTGGCTAAAGGGGTAGAGCGCGTTGCTAAAATCGGTATGCCGATGCTTATCATCTTTGGTGCATTTCTGGCCTTTAAGGGTTTTACAATTTCAGCTGGTGAAAATGGAGCTATCAACGACAGTTCTGTAGGCCTTAACTTTTTGTGGACTCCTCAGTTCGATAAATTATGGTCGCCTACCGTATGGCTGGCTGCTGCCGGACAGATTTTCTTTACTCTATCGGTAGGGATGGGTACGGTGCATTGCTATGCCTCCTATGTTCGCTCTAAAGATGATATAGCACTAAATGCGATGTCGGCTGGTTGGATGAACGAGTTTGTGGAGGTTGTGTTAGGAGGCGCCATTCTTATTCCGATCTCTATCGGTTATTTAGGTATAGACCGCGTAACAGAAATGGTACAGAGCGGTGGCCTTGGTTTAGGTTTCAGAACGTTGCCATACCTGTTTTACCAGTGGGGTGATTTTCTGGGGGCCTTGTCTGGCTTTATGTGGTTTGGTTTGCTGTTCTTTGCGGGCATTACTTCTTCCCTGGCCATGGGTACACCCTGGATAGGTTTCCTGCAGGATGAGTTTAACTGGAGAAGGAAATCAGCTGCCTGGTCTTTTGGTATTATTGTATTAGTATTGGGGATGCCAACCGTACTTTTCTTTAAGTATGGCGTGTTCGACGAGTATGATTACTGGGCAGGTACAGTTTCGCTGGTCGTGTTTGCTTTGCTGGAATCTATACTGTTTGCCTGGGTATTCGGCATGAACAAAGGCTGGCGAGAAATTACCTCCGGCTCTGATATTGACGTGCCGCTTATTTACCGTTATATCATCAAGTTCGTTACACCACTGTTGCTGCTGTGGGTGTTCCTGGGCTCTCTGTTTACACCAAAAGGCGGTGACTGGGGTGCTGCGCTAAGCGGGAACTGGGAACTGGATAACAGCTCTATCATTAAGAAAATCACAAATGCAGACTTAAAGGAAAAGCTGGCTGCAGCTACTTCGGCTGTGGATATTGAGTTATTGCAGGATACCTTGTTTTTTGTGAATGCCTCGCGTATCTTATTGTTGGCTGTTTGGATAATCCTGGCAGCTCTTGTATATACAGCGTATAAAAAAAGAGTTAGAGAAGGAAGAATTTAG
- a CDS encoding helix-hairpin-helix domain-containing protein: MKKVRLWIRRYFGFSQREVNGFLGLIIIMVLLMAAPFLFKAFQQPDSFQQNEADRQLLDSLVAQLEAKQPATGQRQYVLQKRELRPFNPNELTVEQWQELGLPKYMAQRIINYRNKVSDFTYKAELGKIYGLPDSVFQQLYPFITLPETRPGRSEPRQSLAAATPSPDRPESRYAKREKFVLAPFNINTADTTQLKQIRGIGSKLSARIVKYRDGLGGFHTLAQLQEVYGLQPEVVDSLQKYTFVPDVYAPKQFSVNSATADELKAHPYITSNVARAIVAYREQHGAYKKVEDVRQVKLVTAEVFEKLKPYLAL; the protein is encoded by the coding sequence ATGAAGAAAGTAAGACTTTGGATTCGCAGATACTTTGGTTTTTCACAGCGTGAGGTAAACGGGTTTTTAGGTCTGATCATTATTATGGTGCTGCTTATGGCAGCACCATTTCTATTTAAAGCCTTTCAGCAACCTGACTCGTTTCAGCAAAATGAGGCAGACAGGCAGCTGCTGGACAGCTTGGTTGCGCAGCTAGAGGCGAAACAGCCTGCCACAGGGCAGAGACAGTATGTGCTGCAAAAGCGGGAACTTCGGCCCTTTAACCCTAATGAACTTACGGTGGAGCAGTGGCAGGAACTGGGGCTGCCTAAATACATGGCCCAGCGCATTATCAACTATAGAAACAAGGTAAGCGACTTTACTTATAAGGCAGAACTGGGTAAAATTTACGGTTTGCCGGATTCTGTATTTCAACAGCTCTATCCTTTTATTACGTTGCCGGAAACCAGGCCTGGTCGTTCTGAGCCGCGACAAAGCCTGGCTGCTGCAACACCTTCTCCGGACAGGCCGGAGAGCAGGTACGCGAAGCGGGAGAAATTTGTACTGGCTCCTTTCAACATCAACACTGCCGATACAACTCAGCTGAAACAAATCAGAGGGATTGGCAGCAAGCTTTCGGCACGTATAGTTAAGTACCGCGATGGCCTCGGCGGCTTTCACACCCTGGCTCAGTTGCAGGAAGTGTACGGGCTCCAGCCGGAGGTGGTGGACAGCCTGCAGAAATACACGTTCGTACCTGATGTTTACGCTCCAAAGCAGTTTTCTGTAAACTCAGCCACTGCGGATGAGCTGAAGGCGCACCCATACATTACTTCTAATGTTGCCAGGGCTATAGTTGCTTACCGCGAACAGCACGGAGCTTATAAAAAGGTAGAGGATGTGCGCCAGGTAAAGCTGGTAACAGCCGAAGTATTCGAAAAGCTAAAGCCTTACCTGGCACTATAA
- a CDS encoding NAD(P)-dependent oxidoreductase, producing MKVGFIGLGIMGSRMAANLQQAGHELVVYNRTQQKADKLVEQGATKAGTPEEVAKACRLVITMLSTPDAVEEVAFGNDGFMKALPGNSLWVNCSTVNPSFTIKMAHQAKKMGQRYLDAPVSGSLVPAEKGELIFLIGGDAADLEQVQELFNVMGKETVHVGAHGQGASMKMVNNMMLAQAMASFAEALKLGTALGISEEKLCETLLGGPAAAPFLNLKKDKILKREFSPQFPLEWAHKDLHLASVTAYEQNVALPSLQATKELYAQAKEKGFGEEDLAAIYRLFLSEEK from the coding sequence ATGAAAGTAGGATTTATAGGATTAGGAATTATGGGTAGCCGCATGGCGGCAAATTTACAGCAGGCTGGTCATGAACTGGTTGTTTATAACCGCACGCAGCAAAAAGCAGATAAGCTGGTTGAGCAGGGAGCTACCAAAGCCGGAACACCGGAAGAAGTAGCAAAAGCCTGCCGCTTGGTAATTACCATGCTTTCTACGCCGGATGCTGTAGAGGAAGTAGCTTTCGGGAACGATGGCTTTATGAAAGCACTACCCGGCAATTCGCTTTGGGTAAACTGCAGCACAGTAAACCCTTCTTTTACAATAAAGATGGCGCACCAGGCCAAAAAGATGGGGCAACGCTATTTAGACGCACCTGTATCGGGCTCGCTGGTTCCGGCAGAGAAAGGCGAACTTATTTTTCTGATAGGTGGCGATGCGGCAGACCTGGAGCAGGTGCAGGAGCTGTTTAATGTAATGGGAAAGGAAACGGTTCATGTTGGAGCTCACGGGCAAGGTGCCAGTATGAAAATGGTTAATAACATGATGCTGGCACAAGCCATGGCTTCGTTTGCCGAAGCCCTTAAACTAGGCACGGCTTTAGGTATATCAGAAGAAAAGCTTTGCGAAACACTGCTGGGAGGGCCTGCAGCAGCTCCTTTCCTGAACTTGAAGAAAGACAAGATCCTAAAGCGCGAATTTTCTCCGCAGTTCCCATTGGAGTGGGCCCATAAAGACCTGCACCTGGCCAGCGTTACTGCTTATGAGCAGAATGTAGCGCTACCTTCTTTGCAGGCTACCAAAGAGCTGTATGCCCAGGCAAAAGAAAAAGGTTTTGGAGAAGAAGATCTGGCTGCTATTTACCGGCTATTTCTTTCTGAGGAAAAATAA
- a CDS encoding NUDIX hydrolase, producing the protein MPQKPAKQLSLFPDSPRLPVEEQVSAGGVAFRHSDSGLAIALISVGENRRWQLPKGIVDSSETPEVTAVREVKEEAGIETELLEKLETIEYWYVGSKGNKKVRFHKLVHFYLLRYKTGDTHNHDWEVNEARWVSINEAKKLLSFKSERQVVAAAEALLAHYERKI; encoded by the coding sequence ATGCCTCAGAAACCTGCAAAGCAACTCAGCCTTTTTCCGGATAGTCCCAGGCTCCCTGTAGAGGAACAGGTTTCGGCGGGAGGAGTTGCTTTTCGTCATTCTGACAGTGGTCTAGCAATAGCGCTTATCTCTGTTGGAGAAAACAGGCGCTGGCAGCTACCTAAAGGCATTGTAGATTCTAGTGAAACTCCCGAAGTAACAGCAGTACGCGAAGTAAAAGAAGAGGCAGGCATCGAAACTGAGCTGCTGGAAAAGCTGGAGACCATAGAGTACTGGTATGTTGGCAGCAAGGGAAACAAAAAGGTGCGATTTCATAAGCTGGTTCATTTTTACCTGCTACGGTACAAAACAGGAGATACTCATAACCACGATTGGGAAGTAAACGAGGCGCGCTGGGTATCGATAAACGAAGCCAAGAAATTGCTATCTTTCAAAAGTGAACGACAAGTGGTAGCAGCGGCAGAAGCACTGCTGGCACATTATGAAAGAAAAATATGA
- a CDS encoding trans-aconitate 2-methyltransferase: MEDFSKKSTVEEIRTRFDQDVERFSNLDTGQQSTIDAPLTLELITSAAQSTNPDAKTLLDLGCGAGNYTLKMLSKLPDLDCTLVDLSLPMLLKAQERVGAATTGKTNIVQADIRDLELNNEQYDIILAGAVLHHLRDNQEWEQVFTKLCRCLKKGGSFWISDLVSHEQEPVSRMFWHKYGDYLQAIGGASYKEHVLAYIDKEDSPRSVSYQLSLMQQVGFSKVEILHKNLCFAAFGGVK; encoded by the coding sequence ATGGAAGACTTCTCTAAAAAATCAACTGTAGAAGAAATCAGAACCCGTTTCGATCAAGATGTAGAACGCTTCTCGAATCTCGATACCGGCCAGCAATCTACAATTGATGCCCCGCTTACACTGGAACTGATTACTTCGGCTGCACAAAGTACAAACCCTGACGCTAAAACACTGCTCGACCTTGGCTGTGGCGCCGGCAACTATACCCTGAAAATGCTCAGCAAATTACCTGATTTAGACTGCACACTGGTTGACCTGAGCCTGCCTATGTTACTCAAGGCGCAGGAGCGTGTAGGAGCAGCAACTACAGGTAAAACCAATATTGTACAAGCCGACATACGTGACCTGGAGCTAAATAACGAGCAGTACGATATTATACTGGCCGGAGCAGTTTTGCACCACCTGCGCGATAACCAGGAGTGGGAGCAGGTATTTACGAAGCTCTGCCGTTGCTTAAAGAAGGGCGGCAGCTTTTGGATATCGGATCTGGTAAGCCATGAGCAAGAGCCTGTAAGCAGGATGTTCTGGCACAAGTATGGCGACTACCTGCAAGCAATAGGTGGAGCATCTTACAAAGAGCATGTGTTGGCGTACATCGACAAGGAAGATTCGCCTCGTTCTGTTAGCTACCAGCTGTCGCTCATGCAGCAGGTGGGATTTTCAAAAGTAGAAATCCTACACAAGAACCTTTGTTTTGCGGCATTCGGCGGAGTAAAGTAA